A stretch of DNA from Streptomyces spiramyceticus:
ACATGGCGGCGGCCACCGCGTCGTCCGGGGCGGCCCCGGCGGCGACCATGCGGCCCAGCGCGCCGTCGCCGGCCCCGTCGGAGCGCGCGACGGCCACCTTGCCCAGCAGCGTGCGCAGCCCCTCGGCGGCCGAGTCCGCCGCGCGGGTGGCCGCCAGCGTCTGCGGACACAGCAGGCTGTCGAGCAGTGGCCCCGCCTCCCGCAGCAACTCCTCCCACTCCTCCCGCCGTTCGTCCGGCACCCCGAGCCACGCGGCCAGGACCAGCGCGGGCAGTCGGCGGGCGAAGTCCGCCGTCAGGTCGAAGCCGGAACCACGGCCGTCGAGCAGCCGACGACCGAGGTCCTCGGCGAGCCGGCGCCACTCGTCGGCGGCGCCCGCCCCCAACACCGGTTCGGCCACCCGCCGCAGACGCAGGTACGCGGCACGGTCCAGCCCGAGGCACGAGGCGGGCGACGGCTGCAGGTACTCCTCGGGGCGCCGCCCGGCGCGATCCAGCGCGCCGAACCGGGGATCGCCCAGCACGGCCGCGCCCACCTCCGGGTCCGCGGTCACCCAGGTCCCGATGTGGCTGCGGAACAGCGGTCCGCCGTCCCGTACCCGCTCCTCGTACGCCGACGGGTCGTCCGCCTGGCCGCGCAGGATGAGCGCATACGGATCGCCGTGGTTGCCGAAGTACCAGTGGGCGCCCCGTATCCGGTGCAGTCTGCGGCCCAGTTCGCGGTCCGCCAGCTCGGTCGTGATCGCGTCTGCCACCCGCGTCTCCTCTCTCAAATGGCGTGCCCCGAGGGCCGCTTCGGACAGGCGTCGCGTGGCCGCGGGCGCCGCGCTCACCTAACCCGGACCGCGACCGTCCCGTCCACAGATTGGGTGGCGAAGTGTCAGGTCAACGGGTCCGCAGGGCGGCGGCGGCCCCTTGGCGCGGCACTGTGTCAGATCGGCCTTGTCGTCGCGCCCCACGGCCGGGTAGCTTCAGGGCCGCCCATTGTCGGAAGCGACTCGTGGGTGCGCGCCGGCCGTTCACCACGCTGTGCCGTGACCATCCGGACCGATTGACGGAACCATCCATGACCGCCCTGGGTACTCCAGCCGAACCGTCCGCCGCACCCGGCCCGCCGTGGCCCGAAGCGTCCCCGGTGCTGCGCTTCGGAGCGATAGGTTGCGGCGACATCGCAGGCCGCCGCACCCTGCCCGCCCTGCTCTCCACCCCCGGCACCGTGCTGACCTGCGTCGGCAGCCGTGAACCGGAACGGGCCAAGGCCCTGGGGGAGCACTTCGGCTGCGAGGCGGTCGCGCCCTACGAGGCACTGCTGGAACGCCCCGACGTGGACGCCGTCTACATCGCCGTGCCCAGCATGCTGCACGCCAAATGGGCCGCCGCCGCGCTGCGGGCGGGCAAACACGTACTGGTGGAGAAGCCCGCCGCCGCCAACCACGCCGACGCGGCACGGCTTTTCGCCATGGCGCGGGAGCGCGGACTGGTGCTGATGGAGAACTTCATGTTCCTCCACCACTCGCAACACGCCACCGTCAAAGTGCTGTTGGAGACCGGGGCCATCGGAGACCTGCGCACCTTCTCCGCCGCCTTCACCATCCCGCCGCGCCCCGACGACGACATGCGCTACCGCCCCGACATCGGCGGCGGCGCACTCCTCGACAACGGCGTCTACCCGCTGCGCGCCGCGATCCACTTCCTCGGGCCCGAGCTGCGCCTGATGGGAGCGGTGCTGCGCCGCGAGCGGCGCCGGGGCGTGGTGGTCTCCGGCAGCGTCCTGCTGGCCGCGCCGACGGGGGTGGCCGCCCACCTCGCCTTCGGCATGGAACACGGCTACCGCTCGGCGTACGAACTGCACGGCAGCACCGGCTCGCTCGCCCTGAACCACGTCTTCACGACTCCGGACAGCCACCACCCCGTACTGCGGCTGTCCCGCCAGGACCACCGCGAAGAGCGAGTGCTGCCCGTGGACCGGCACTTCGTGAACATCCTGTCGGTCTTCCGCCGCGCGGTGACCCGGGCCGAGAACATCTCCGCCGAGTCGTATGCCGCCCTGCGTCAGGCGGCGTTGGTCGACGAGATCGTCGCCCGCGCCGAGACCGTCACGGTGTAGCTCCGCGCGAAGAGCCGGAAAGCGCCGCCCCATGGGTCGGAAACGGAAGACGCCGCTCCCCGCGAACGGGAAACGGCGCCGCACTCCCCGGGGCCGCGTCAGCCGGCCGCACCGCCGCGCGCGTCCCAGGCGGCGAGCAACTCCCTTTCCCGGGCCAGGGAAAGGCCGCAGCCGGCAGCGAGCGGAAGCTCAGGGACGGGCTGGTCCCGGATGACCTCCCAGGCGTCACGCACCGTCTCGGAGATCGGGCGGCAGGCCAGTCCCGCGGCCCGTGCGCGCGGCGCCCCGGCCGCCCAGACCAGGGTGTCCTGCGCGGTGTCGGGAACCCACAGCGGCAGGTCCGTCCACGGGCTCACGCCGTGGTCGGCGAAAAACCGGTCGTCGACCCATACCGGCTCGGCGGCGGACCCGGTGGCCTTGACGCACTCCGTGAGCAGATTCCCGAACGTGGTGTTCTTCTCCGGCGGGTTGACGATGTACGCGCCGGTGCGGCCCTCGGCGAGGCAGTCGAGGCCGAAGGCGGCGACATCGCGCACGTCGATCAGGCGCATGCCGACCTCGGGGCCGCCCGGGGCCAGAACCCGGCGGTGCTCCCCCTCGGCGGCGCGCATGCGCCACAGCCAGGCGTCGAGCATGCGCATGTTGTCGTGCGGCCCGAGGATGACGCCGGCCCGCAGGTGCAGGGTGCGGCCCACGAAGTGCTGGTCCACGGCGCGCTCGCAGCCGGCCTTCAGGGTGCCGTAGTCGCCGTCGGCGTGGTCCGGGCCTGCGTCCGGCGGGCAGTCGTAGGCCGGTGAGTCGTCGTCGACCGGGCGGACCGCCTGCGTCCAGTCGGGCAGGCAGGCGATGCTGGAGACGTAGAGGTAGGCGTCCGCGTGCCCGGACAGCGCCGCGGCCGAGGCGCCCACCGTACGGGGCACGTAGCCGCAGGTGTCCACGACCGCGTCCCAGCGCCTTCCGGACACCAGCCGCTCCAGGTCGCCGGCCGCCTCGCGATCACCCCTGACCGCCTCGACGCCGGGCAGGTCCGTGCCGCTGACGCCCCGGTTGAACGTGGTGACCTCGTGCCCGGCGGCCAGCGCCTCGGCGGCGTAGGCCCGGCCCACGAACTGTGAACCTCCGATAATGAGTACTCGCATGACATCACACTTGCCCGCTCCACGCCCGCGTGCGCAGTACCCGGTGCAGACTCTGTCAGCTGGAGACGTGATCACCGATACTTGTTTGCGCACCTCGGCGGGATGGCTAGGGTGGTCAACACGTGAGTTCCGGCAGCGACTTCAGCGGCACCGGCCTGTGGGGCGCGGTGCGGGCACGTCGGCCCATTTCCCGACCCGTGCGCATCCCGCCGAGCCGACCGCACACCACCCCGGAACGCTCCTGAGCCCCCAGAAGGGACGTACTTTGACACATCCCGAAGACTCCGCCGGCACCTCCCAGCGAGCCGACGCACTGATGAACGACACATTGGCCGCGGCCGACGCCGAAGGGTGGGACGGCGAGCAGTTCGACCGCGAGGACCGGGCCTCCCTCCGCCGCGTCGCGGGGCTGTCCACCGAATTGACCGACGTCTCCGAGGTCGAGTACCGCAAGCTGCGACTGGAGCGGGTGGTGCTCGTCGGCATCTGGACCTCGGGAACGGCCGCCGAGGCCGAGAGCTCGCTCGCCGAGCTGGCGGCGCTGGCCGAGACCGCGGGCGCCCTCGTGCTGGACGGGGTCGTGCAGCGCCGGCAGAAGCCCGACCCGGCGACGTACATCGGCTCGGGCAAGGCGTCGCAGCTGCGCGACATCGTCGAGGAGACCGGCGCCGACACCGTGGTGTGCGACGGAGAGCTGAGCCCCAGCCAGCTGATGCACCTCGAGGAGGTCGTGGGCGTCAAGGTCGTGGACCGCACGGCGCTGATCCTGGACATCTTCGCGCAGCACGCCCAGTCCCGGGAGGGCAAGGCGCAAGTGGCGCTGGCGCAGATGCAGTACATGCTGCCGCGGCTGCGCGGCTGGGGCCAGTCGCTGTCCCGGCAGATGGGCGGCGGCGGTGGCGGCGGCATGGCCACGCGCGGCCCCGGTGAGACGAAGATCGAGACGGACCGGCGGCGGATCAACGACAAGATGGCCCGACTGCGCCGGGAACTGGAGCAGTTAAAGACGGGCCGGGACGTGAAGCGGGAGGAACGACGGCGCAACAAGGTGCTGTCGGTCGCTCTCGCCGGCTACACCAACGCCGGGAAGTCCTCACTGCTCAACCGCCTCACCGGCGCCGGTGTCCTGGTGGAGAACGCCTTGTTCGCCACCCTGGACACGACCGTGCGGCGGGCGACCACGCCCAGCGGGCGCACGTACACCATCGCCGACACCGTGGGCTTCGTACGGCATCTCCCGCATCACCTGGTGGAGGCGTTCCGCTCCACGATCGAAGAGGTCGCGGACGCGCACCTGGTGCTGCACGTGGTCGACGGGTCGCACCCGGACCCCGGCGCGCAGCTGGCCTCCGTACGCGAGGTGCTGCGGGACGTGGGCGCCGCCGAGTCCACCGAGATCGTGGTCGTCAACAAGGCCGACGTCGCGGACCCGGACGTACTCGCCCGCCTGCTGGAGCAGGAGCCGGACGCGATCGTTGTCTCCGCCAGGTCGGGGCAGGGCATCGACGAGTTGCAGGAGCTGATCGACCGCCTGCTGCCGCACCCCGCCGTGGAGGTCGAGGTCGTGATCCCCTACGACGAGGGGGGCCTGGTGGCGCGGGCGCACGACGAGGGCGAGGTGCTCAGTGCCGAGCACACGCCGGAGGGCACCCTGCTCACGGCGCTGGTCCACCCCGACCTCGCCTCGGAGTTGCAGGCGCACCCGCGGCCGTGAACGTCG
This window harbors:
- a CDS encoding NAD-dependent epimerase/dehydratase family protein, encoding MRVLIIGGSQFVGRAYAAEALAAGHEVTTFNRGVSGTDLPGVEAVRGDREAAGDLERLVSGRRWDAVVDTCGYVPRTVGASAAALSGHADAYLYVSSIACLPDWTQAVRPVDDDSPAYDCPPDAGPDHADGDYGTLKAGCERAVDQHFVGRTLHLRAGVILGPHDNMRMLDAWLWRMRAAEGEHRRVLAPGGPEVGMRLIDVRDVAAFGLDCLAEGRTGAYIVNPPEKNTTFGNLLTECVKATGSAAEPVWVDDRFFADHGVSPWTDLPLWVPDTAQDTLVWAAGAPRARAAGLACRPISETVRDAWEVIRDQPVPELPLAAGCGLSLARERELLAAWDARGGAAG
- the hflX gene encoding GTPase HflX, whose product is MNDTLAAADAEGWDGEQFDREDRASLRRVAGLSTELTDVSEVEYRKLRLERVVLVGIWTSGTAAEAESSLAELAALAETAGALVLDGVVQRRQKPDPATYIGSGKASQLRDIVEETGADTVVCDGELSPSQLMHLEEVVGVKVVDRTALILDIFAQHAQSREGKAQVALAQMQYMLPRLRGWGQSLSRQMGGGGGGGMATRGPGETKIETDRRRINDKMARLRRELEQLKTGRDVKREERRRNKVLSVALAGYTNAGKSSLLNRLTGAGVLVENALFATLDTTVRRATTPSGRTYTIADTVGFVRHLPHHLVEAFRSTIEEVADAHLVLHVVDGSHPDPGAQLASVREVLRDVGAAESTEIVVVNKADVADPDVLARLLEQEPDAIVVSARSGQGIDELQELIDRLLPHPAVEVEVVIPYDEGGLVARAHDEGEVLSAEHTPEGTLLTALVHPDLASELQAHPRP
- a CDS encoding P450-derived glycosyltransferase activator gives rise to the protein MADAITTELADRELGRRLHRIRGAHWYFGNHGDPYALILRGQADDPSAYEERVRDGGPLFRSHIGTWVTADPEVGAAVLGDPRFGALDRAGRRPEEYLQPSPASCLGLDRAAYLRLRRVAEPVLGAGAADEWRRLAEDLGRRLLDGRGSGFDLTADFARRLPALVLAAWLGVPDERREEWEELLREAGPLLDSLLCPQTLAATRAADSAAEGLRTLLGKVAVARSDGAGDGALGRMVAAGAAPDDAVAAAMCLVLSAAETTTTLVCDAVRLLLDRPRWWRALCDSPALAPAAVRHTLRYVPPVRLESRVAHEDVAPTGHPLPAGSHVVVLVSAARRGAAPDAGPADLTNVPTAAGAGLPDDLYFALSGEFVGRTAETALGVLAEVAPRLRREGDIVRRRRSPVLGRYARFPVAYS
- a CDS encoding Gfo/Idh/MocA family protein produces the protein MTALGTPAEPSAAPGPPWPEASPVLRFGAIGCGDIAGRRTLPALLSTPGTVLTCVGSREPERAKALGEHFGCEAVAPYEALLERPDVDAVYIAVPSMLHAKWAAAALRAGKHVLVEKPAAANHADAARLFAMARERGLVLMENFMFLHHSQHATVKVLLETGAIGDLRTFSAAFTIPPRPDDDMRYRPDIGGGALLDNGVYPLRAAIHFLGPELRLMGAVLRRERRRGVVVSGSVLLAAPTGVAAHLAFGMEHGYRSAYELHGSTGSLALNHVFTTPDSHHPVLRLSRQDHREERVLPVDRHFVNILSVFRRAVTRAENISAESYAALRQAALVDEIVARAETVTV